The following proteins come from a genomic window of Lachnoclostridium phytofermentans ISDg:
- a CDS encoding LysM peptidoglycan-binding domain-containing protein, with product MDQKSCNGIIHTIKSGDTLYKLSGYYKVPLEDIIHANPYVDAHNLQIGEYICVPNANTGTPSPAAPTPTTPMTPRTPTPTNPMTPTTPTTPMTPRTPTPTNPMVPTTPMSTSQSFTDPSASLAYSSSGKRVTPMPAIPKSSTPSRAPEKPATCEGMFHEIRPGDTFYKLSLQYNVSMDAIIRANPYVDAYNLQIGQRVCIPGASAPVKPSVPPVKPVPPVMPPVAPVQPRPVPSKPAPSRPAPPKPAPPKPAPPKPVPPKPAPPKPVLPKPIPPVMPPAPPCEDGMLYTIQPGDTLYKLSLEFKVPLALIMRANPNIDVYNLQVGQEICIPRIPEEVPVPPAPPVRPVPPVRPTPPIAPIPPVMPPVQPLPPVSPAPPAPPVIPPPIPTPVPPRPIIPPVQPAPQPVPPAPRPERPQRPPLRPIFPIIKEENTNNNNIVIIPIIPERPEVAPVCPTCPVCPTCPVCPTCPTCPECPTCPECEVPICPVEPECEVAPVCPVEPEYEEVPTCPACPEKPVCEAPRRRNTMMYTVKECETLGDILDCFDMTLDEFFSLNDVCDVCLKPCSKVCVCQKQQGPWRRFY from the coding sequence ATGGATCAAAAATCATGCAATGGAATTATTCACACGATTAAGTCCGGTGATACGTTATACAAATTAAGTGGATATTATAAGGTTCCACTGGAAGATATCATTCATGCTAATCCATATGTGGATGCACACAATCTTCAGATCGGGGAGTATATCTGTGTTCCTAATGCAAACACTGGAACACCATCGCCGGCAGCTCCAACGCCAACAACACCGATGACACCAAGAACACCAACGCCAACAAACCCGATGACACCAACAACCCCAACAACACCGATGACACCAAGAACACCAACGCCAACAAACCCGATGGTACCAACGACACCAATGTCAACGTCGCAGTCTTTTACTGATCCATCAGCATCGTTGGCGTATTCTTCATCTGGAAAACGTGTTACTCCTATGCCTGCCATCCCAAAGTCATCAACGCCAAGTAGAGCCCCGGAGAAGCCAGCTACATGTGAAGGTATGTTTCATGAGATTAGGCCTGGTGACACATTTTATAAGTTAAGTTTGCAATATAATGTTTCGATGGATGCGATTATTCGTGCAAATCCATATGTAGACGCATATAACCTTCAAATTGGACAGCGTGTATGTATTCCAGGTGCTTCAGCTCCAGTTAAACCTTCGGTACCGCCAGTTAAACCAGTACCACCAGTAATGCCTCCAGTAGCACCGGTACAACCAAGACCGGTACCATCGAAGCCAGCACCATCGAGACCAGCACCACCAAAGCCAGCACCACCAAAGCCAGCACCACCAAAGCCAGTACCACCTAAACCAGCACCACCAAAACCTGTACTACCAAAACCAATACCACCAGTGATGCCTCCAGCACCACCATGTGAAGATGGTATGTTATATACGATACAACCTGGCGATACGCTTTATAAGTTAAGCTTAGAATTTAAAGTTCCGCTAGCTCTCATTATGCGTGCAAACCCTAATATTGATGTTTATAATTTACAGGTTGGTCAGGAAATTTGTATCCCTAGAATTCCTGAAGAGGTTCCAGTGCCACCAGCACCACCAGTGAGACCAGTGCCACCAGTGAGACCAACTCCACCTATAGCACCAATACCACCAGTAATGCCACCGGTGCAGCCGTTACCACCAGTATCCCCAGCACCACCAGCACCACCGGTGATACCACCTCCGATTCCTACTCCAGTACCTCCAAGACCAATCATTCCACCGGTGCAACCAGCACCACAACCGGTACCTCCGGCTCCAAGACCTGAAAGACCACAAAGACCTCCTCTTCGCCCTATTTTCCCAATTATCAAGGAAGAGAATACTAACAATAACAATATTGTTATAATACCAATTATACCTGAGAGACCAGAGGTTGCACCAGTCTGTCCAACTTGTCCAGTCTGTCCAACGTGCCCAGTATGCCCAACGTGCCCAACGTGCCCAGAGTGTCCAACGTGCCCAGAGTGTGAAGTTCCAATTTGTCCAGTAGAACCAGAATGTGAAGTAGCTCCAGTCTGCCCAGTAGAACCAGAATATGAAGAAGTACCAACCTGCCCAGCGTGCCCAGAAAAGCCTGTTTGCGAAGCTCCGAGAAGAAGGAATACTATGATGTATACGGTAAAAGAATGCGAAACACTTGGAGATATTCTTGACTGTTTTGACATGACTTTAGATGAGTTCTTCTCGCTCAATGATGTATGTGATGTATGTTTAAAACCATGTTCAAAGGTTTGCGTATGTCAAAAGCAACAGGGACCTTGGAGAAGATTCTACTAA
- a CDS encoding acyl-CoA dehydratase activase-related protein, whose protein sequence is MMLKSNYSLGIDIGSTTVKIAILDINNQMVFSDYERHFANIQGTLADLITRAKSALGDLTVAPVITGSGGLAISKHLNVPFVQEVVAVATSLKDYAPQTDVAIELGGEDAKIIYFTNGIEQRMNGICAGGTGSFIDQMATLLKTDAAGLNEYAKNYQAIYPIAARCGVFAKSDIQPLINEGATKPDLAASIFQAVVNQTISGLACGKPIRGNVAFLGGPLHFLSELKNAFVRTLNLTKEQTIAPEHSHLFAATGSAMNHNPEVTTSLQTLINHLTTGISLDFEVHRMDPLFDNEEAYEMFLHRHNTHTVKKGDLSTYQGNCYLGIDAGSTTTKVALVGEDGSLLYSFYSNNNGSPLKTTIKAIKEIYTLLPENANIVRSCSTGYGEALIKSALMLDEGEVETVAHYYAAAFFDPKVDCILDIGGQDMKCIKIKSGTVDSVQLNEACSSGCGSFIETFAKSLNYEVADFAKIALFAKNPIDLGSRCTVFMNSKVKQAQKEGATVADISAGLAYSVIKNALYKVIKIADPKDLGSHIVVQGGTFYNDAVLRSFELTSGCTAIRPDIAGIMGAFGAALIAREHYSQEETTMLPIERINELKFDSSMARCKGCTNSCLLTINKFTGGRQFISGNRCEKGVGKEKNKDNIPNLYEYKLHRYMDYEPLAKDLAPRGVVGIPRVLNMYENYPFWFTFFTKLGYRVELSPDSTRKIYELGIESIPSESECYPAKIVHGHIMWLIKQGIPYIFYPCVPYERKEIPDAGNHYNCPIVTSYGENIKNNMEEIKSENICYQNPFLSFENKEILTNRLVEYLLAEQRMASQSAFDYTSELACTNNFSNSKITETEIRAAASLAWAELEEAREDMKKQGEQTMEYLRKTGRMGIVLAGRPYHVDPEINHGIPELINSYGVAVLTEDSISHLGTVERPMIVVDQWMYHSRLYTATSYVRTQPNLQLIQLNSFGCGLDAVTTDGVSDILATAGKIYTVLKIDEVNNLGAARIRIRSLLSAVSDRNRKHIETKVESPAYHRVVFTKEMRKDYTLLAPQMSPIHFDFLEPAFNSCGYHLEVLNNDNKAAVDAGLKYVNNDACYPSLMVVGQIMDALLSGKYDPNKVAVMITQTGGGCRATNYIGFIRRALKKAGFEQIPVVSISTSGIEKNPGFEINYDMIVRAVQALVYGDIFMKVVYRTRPYEQVPGSANALHAHWKDICAKSVQNGKWKEFRKNCRGIIEAFDTLPLDESIKKPRVGIVGEILVKFLPAANNYLVDLLEAEGAEAVMPEMVDFFLYCSYDANFKAQYLGKKKIDAFYNNMIIRFLEFARKEARKAFKESKRFNPPKYINELADLAEPIVSIGNQTGEGWFLTSEMVELINSGVPNIVCAQPFACLPNHIVGKGVIKELRHRYPDSNIVAVDYDPGASEVNQLNRIKLMLATAVKNLK, encoded by the coding sequence ATTATGTTAAAATCCAACTATTCCTTAGGAATCGATATCGGTTCCACGACGGTAAAAATCGCAATTTTAGACATCAACAATCAAATGGTATTTTCTGATTATGAGCGTCATTTTGCCAACATACAAGGTACTCTAGCAGACTTAATAACTCGTGCGAAATCTGCACTTGGCGATCTTACAGTTGCACCTGTAATAACCGGTTCCGGCGGATTGGCGATTTCAAAGCATCTTAATGTACCTTTTGTACAAGAAGTTGTTGCAGTAGCAACCTCTTTGAAAGATTATGCACCACAGACAGATGTTGCTATTGAACTCGGTGGAGAAGATGCCAAAATAATCTACTTTACAAATGGTATCGAACAACGAATGAATGGTATCTGTGCCGGAGGAACTGGTTCCTTTATCGATCAAATGGCTACTCTATTAAAAACAGATGCAGCCGGTTTAAATGAATATGCAAAAAACTATCAGGCGATTTACCCTATTGCAGCTCGCTGTGGTGTATTTGCAAAATCAGATATTCAGCCTTTAATTAACGAAGGCGCGACAAAGCCTGATCTTGCAGCTTCGATTTTTCAAGCTGTAGTGAATCAAACGATTAGCGGTCTTGCTTGCGGTAAGCCAATTCGTGGTAATGTAGCGTTCCTTGGTGGACCTTTGCATTTCTTATCTGAACTAAAAAATGCTTTTGTTCGTACACTTAATTTAACGAAAGAACAGACAATTGCACCAGAACATTCCCATTTGTTTGCTGCAACCGGCTCTGCAATGAATCATAATCCAGAAGTAACCACTTCACTTCAAACATTAATTAATCATTTAACAACAGGAATCTCTTTAGATTTTGAAGTTCATCGAATGGATCCACTGTTTGATAATGAAGAAGCTTATGAGATGTTCTTACATAGACACAACACTCATACTGTAAAAAAAGGTGATTTATCCACCTATCAGGGTAATTGTTATCTTGGAATCGACGCTGGTTCCACCACAACGAAGGTTGCCCTTGTTGGTGAAGATGGTTCCCTATTATATTCTTTCTATAGTAATAATAACGGTAGCCCTTTAAAGACTACCATAAAAGCGATTAAAGAGATCTATACATTATTACCTGAGAATGCTAACATTGTCCGGAGCTGTTCTACTGGCTACGGAGAAGCTCTAATAAAATCTGCTTTAATGCTCGATGAAGGTGAAGTTGAGACCGTAGCACACTATTACGCTGCTGCCTTCTTTGATCCTAAGGTAGACTGTATCCTAGACATAGGTGGTCAGGATATGAAATGTATTAAAATTAAAAGTGGTACCGTAGATAGCGTACAACTAAACGAAGCTTGTTCTTCTGGTTGTGGTTCTTTCATTGAAACCTTTGCAAAGTCCTTAAATTATGAAGTTGCGGATTTTGCTAAGATTGCTTTATTTGCAAAAAACCCAATTGATCTTGGCTCCCGTTGTACAGTTTTTATGAATTCTAAAGTTAAGCAAGCTCAAAAAGAGGGTGCAACCGTTGCTGACATCAGTGCAGGTCTCGCCTATTCTGTCATTAAAAACGCGCTTTATAAGGTTATTAAAATAGCAGATCCAAAAGATCTTGGTTCTCATATTGTAGTTCAAGGTGGTACCTTCTATAATGATGCAGTTTTAAGAAGTTTTGAGCTAACCTCTGGTTGTACAGCAATACGCCCAGATATTGCAGGTATCATGGGTGCCTTCGGTGCAGCACTTATCGCTAGGGAGCATTACAGTCAGGAAGAAACCACGATGCTTCCAATCGAGCGTATTAACGAACTTAAATTTGATTCAAGTATGGCTCGTTGTAAAGGATGTACAAACAGCTGTCTGCTCACAATTAATAAGTTTACAGGTGGAAGACAATTTATTTCTGGTAACCGTTGTGAAAAAGGTGTCGGGAAAGAAAAGAATAAGGATAATATTCCAAATCTTTATGAATATAAACTCCACCGCTATATGGATTATGAACCACTTGCGAAAGACCTCGCTCCTCGTGGTGTAGTAGGTATTCCTCGTGTTTTAAATATGTATGAAAACTATCCATTCTGGTTTACCTTCTTTACCAAGCTGGGATATCGAGTAGAACTCTCTCCAGATTCTACAAGAAAGATATATGAGCTTGGTATTGAATCGATTCCAAGTGAATCCGAGTGTTATCCAGCAAAAATCGTACATGGACACATTATGTGGTTAATTAAACAGGGAATCCCTTATATTTTCTATCCTTGTGTACCTTATGAAAGAAAAGAGATTCCTGATGCTGGTAACCATTATAATTGCCCTATTGTAACTTCTTACGGTGAGAATATAAAGAACAATATGGAGGAAATAAAATCCGAAAATATTTGTTATCAAAATCCATTCCTCTCTTTTGAGAATAAAGAGATACTAACGAATCGTTTGGTGGAATACCTACTTGCAGAGCAACGAATGGCCTCTCAGTCTGCCTTCGATTATACAAGTGAGTTAGCATGTACGAATAACTTTTCCAATAGTAAAATTACAGAAACAGAGATACGAGCTGCTGCTTCCCTTGCTTGGGCTGAATTAGAAGAAGCTAGAGAAGATATGAAAAAACAAGGCGAGCAAACGATGGAGTATTTAAGAAAAACTGGACGCATGGGTATCGTTCTTGCTGGACGTCCTTATCATGTTGATCCAGAGATAAATCATGGTATTCCAGAATTAATTAACTCGTATGGAGTTGCGGTACTTACAGAAGATAGTATATCTCATCTTGGTACTGTTGAAAGGCCAATGATTGTTGTAGATCAATGGATGTATCATAGCCGTTTATATACTGCTACCTCGTATGTCAGAACTCAGCCAAATCTACAACTAATACAATTAAACTCCTTTGGATGCGGACTTGACGCGGTTACTACTGACGGTGTAAGTGATATCCTAGCAACCGCAGGAAAGATCTATACGGTACTAAAAATTGATGAAGTCAATAATTTAGGTGCCGCAAGAATTAGAATTAGGTCACTCCTCTCAGCAGTAAGTGATCGTAATCGAAAGCACATTGAAACGAAAGTAGAATCTCCTGCTTATCACCGTGTCGTGTTCACAAAAGAAATGCGGAAAGATTATACGCTATTGGCTCCACAGATGTCTCCAATTCATTTTGATTTCCTTGAGCCTGCCTTTAACTCCTGTGGATATCACCTTGAAGTATTAAATAATGACAACAAGGCTGCGGTTGACGCTGGACTTAAGTACGTAAATAATGATGCTTGCTACCCATCCTTAATGGTTGTAGGCCAGATTATGGATGCTCTTCTTTCTGGAAAATACGATCCAAATAAGGTTGCTGTAATGATTACTCAAACAGGCGGCGGTTGCCGTGCAACCAATTACATCGGATTTATTCGAAGAGCGTTAAAGAAAGCCGGTTTTGAGCAGATACCTGTTGTATCCATTAGTACTTCAGGAATAGAGAAGAATCCAGGCTTTGAGATTAATTACGATATGATAGTACGCGCAGTACAAGCACTTGTTTACGGAGATATCTTTATGAAAGTAGTCTATCGTACCAGACCATATGAACAAGTTCCTGGATCCGCGAATGCGTTACATGCTCATTGGAAGGATATCTGTGCAAAATCTGTTCAGAATGGTAAATGGAAAGAATTCCGCAAAAACTGTCGTGGAATCATCGAAGCATTTGATACACTTCCACTCGATGAAAGCATCAAGAAACCGAGAGTTGGTATTGTTGGTGAAATCTTAGTTAAGTTCCTTCCAGCTGCAAACAACTACTTGGTTGATTTGTTAGAGGCAGAAGGTGCAGAAGCTGTTATGCCTGAGATGGTCGATTTCTTCTTATACTGTTCTTATGATGCAAACTTTAAGGCTCAATACCTAGGTAAAAAGAAAATAGATGCTTTTTACAATAACATGATTATCCGTTTTCTTGAGTTCGCCAGAAAAGAAGCAAGAAAAGCATTTAAGGAAAGTAAGCGTTTCAACCCTCCAAAATACATTAATGAACTAGCAGACCTTGCTGAACCGATTGTATCGATAGGTAACCAGACTGGTGAAGGTTGGTTCTTAACCAGTGAAATGGTCGAGTTAATAAACTCTGGTGTTCCAAATATTGTTTGTGCACAACCATTTGCCTGCCTACCTAACCATATTGTTGGTAAGGGTGTAATTAAGGAGCTTAGACATCGTTATCCAGACTCAAATATCGTTGCCGTTGACTATGATCCGGGGGCAAGCGAAGTAAATCAATTAAATCGAATCAAACTTATGTTAGCAACCGCTGTAAAAAATCTAAAATAG
- a CDS encoding histidine kinase N-terminal 7TM domain-containing protein, which produces MYSLMLAIQIIALLTNFTVILVLLVKKPFRGQAIFLALCAAVLVQCFGYTLEITSTTLDSAMMSIKIQYLGSAYVNILFLSFLFDYCKLKKSRLLFCLLFLINTLILIAVVTCEYHPYYYTDVQFVQEGSFPHVIFTKGILYHLFKSEVLLINFMILFIVISHYFRQGKERRRQELNFVGACLFPSVTCASYFMSFFKEYDPSSASFVISGLLVLIAIYRHQLFDIIHTARDSVIEVMDEALVVVDADFHLLDFNPAAKKLFPELKIEVLNSPLNKLSNELDCLFHQNQIYEFQKENRTYNAHLNKIYYNDDIVGHSAWIFDITESNNYMKNLIEMREQAEKANSAKSIFLAHMSHEIRTPLNAIIGLTDILLHKDTDFELHNDILNIKHAGGTLLSLINDVLDLTKIESGKLTLVDEPYKLTSVVHEVINIIGVKLMSKPVSLQVSISDQIPKYFYGDELRLRQVLINLMNNAVKFTERGTISLQVELSSFDLDTQTAQLIFHVRDTGLGIAKDDQKRIFHSFEQGSVGSDVLVEGSGLGLTICKRIIESAGGAIKVKSELGVGSDFSFTLPQKVYSQDQLNSSSTLKPGAIYKITPPFTAPNVKALVVDDNRLNLKVASGLLKLFDISVTVALSGAECLKLIQKETYQIIFLDHMMPQMDGLETLREIRSLSSVYYQTVPVIALTANAISGNKEMFLTSGFNDYLSKPIAISHLEALLKRWLPSSLVKLQGSKISEPLYQEVADFDNIDYQSGLVNCANQTDVYLAAVKQFLHDAGTTTEQLANAKDVGDALLFTTVVHGLKSAAKTLGAIELSRISLKLEESGHKQCFDEIEELYPSFKAEYQNAISSFTNFIKEYS; this is translated from the coding sequence ATGTATTCACTCATGCTTGCTATCCAGATCATAGCTCTCTTAACCAACTTCACGGTAATCCTTGTGTTGTTGGTTAAGAAACCATTTAGGGGACAGGCTATCTTTTTAGCTTTGTGCGCAGCTGTGCTGGTTCAATGCTTTGGCTATACTCTTGAGATTACAAGTACTACTTTGGATTCTGCAATGATGTCTATCAAAATCCAATACCTTGGAAGTGCTTATGTGAATATTTTATTTTTATCCTTCTTATTTGACTATTGTAAACTGAAAAAGAGTAGATTGTTATTCTGTCTACTCTTTTTGATTAATACACTTATTCTAATTGCAGTAGTTACATGTGAATATCATCCCTATTACTACACTGACGTTCAATTCGTTCAAGAAGGCTCTTTCCCTCATGTTATCTTTACTAAGGGAATTCTTTATCATTTATTTAAATCAGAAGTTTTACTTATCAATTTTATGATATTATTTATTGTGATTTCTCACTACTTCAGACAAGGAAAAGAAAGAAGAAGGCAGGAACTAAATTTCGTTGGTGCTTGTTTGTTCCCAAGTGTTACTTGCGCTTCCTATTTTATGAGTTTTTTTAAGGAATATGATCCTTCTTCCGCAAGTTTTGTTATATCCGGTTTGTTAGTATTAATTGCAATTTATCGCCATCAGTTATTTGATATCATACATACTGCAAGAGACAGTGTTATTGAAGTTATGGATGAGGCATTGGTTGTTGTCGATGCTGATTTTCATCTACTAGACTTTAATCCTGCTGCTAAGAAATTATTTCCCGAATTAAAGATAGAGGTATTAAATAGTCCCCTAAACAAGCTATCCAATGAACTGGACTGTTTATTCCATCAAAACCAGATTTATGAGTTTCAAAAAGAAAATCGAACCTATAACGCTCATCTTAATAAGATTTATTATAACGATGATATTGTTGGGCATTCTGCATGGATTTTCGATATTACAGAAAGTAATAACTATATGAAAAATCTCATTGAGATGAGAGAACAAGCAGAAAAAGCGAATTCTGCCAAGAGTATTTTCTTAGCCCATATGTCTCACGAAATTCGTACTCCATTAAATGCCATTATTGGTCTTACTGACATTCTTCTTCATAAGGATACCGATTTTGAATTACATAACGATATTCTTAATATAAAGCATGCCGGTGGAACACTTCTTAGTCTGATTAATGATGTTCTTGATTTGACTAAGATAGAATCCGGTAAACTAACCTTAGTCGATGAACCATATAAGCTAACTAGCGTTGTACATGAAGTAATCAATATTATTGGAGTAAAATTAATGTCAAAGCCAGTTTCTCTACAAGTATCGATTTCTGATCAGATACCAAAGTATTTCTATGGGGATGAGCTGCGACTTCGTCAAGTTCTCATTAATCTTATGAATAATGCTGTAAAATTTACGGAAAGGGGAACTATTTCCCTCCAAGTAGAACTAAGTAGCTTTGATCTTGATACTCAAACTGCACAACTTATATTCCACGTAAGAGATACTGGATTAGGGATTGCAAAAGATGATCAAAAACGAATTTTTCATAGTTTTGAACAAGGCTCTGTAGGTAGTGATGTCTTGGTAGAAGGTTCTGGCCTCGGTTTAACCATTTGTAAGAGAATTATCGAATCTGCTGGAGGAGCAATAAAGGTTAAATCCGAACTTGGAGTAGGTAGTGATTTTTCATTCACCTTACCTCAAAAAGTGTATTCACAAGATCAACTAAATTCCTCATCTACCTTAAAACCAGGAGCAATTTATAAGATAACACCACCATTTACAGCTCCTAATGTTAAAGCCCTTGTTGTCGATGATAATCGTTTAAATTTAAAAGTGGCTAGTGGTCTGCTAAAACTTTTTGATATCTCCGTAACCGTCGCATTAAGTGGTGCAGAGTGTCTGAAACTTATTCAGAAAGAGACCTATCAAATTATTTTTCTTGATCATATGATGCCACAAATGGATGGTTTGGAAACACTTAGAGAAATTCGCTCTTTGTCATCCGTGTATTATCAAACTGTCCCTGTTATTGCTTTAACTGCAAATGCTATTTCTGGTAATAAAGAGATGTTCCTTACTAGTGGATTTAATGATTACTTAAGTAAACCAATAGCAATCAGTCACTTAGAAGCTCTGTTAAAACGATGGTTACCATCCTCCCTAGTAAAATTACAAGGTTCTAAGATAAGTGAACCACTTTATCAAGAGGTGGCAGATTTTGATAATATTGATTACCAAAGTGGTTTAGTCAACTGTGCAAATCAAACAGACGTTTATTTGGCTGCTGTAAAACAGTTTCTGCATGATGCAGGGACTACAACAGAACAATTGGCAAATGCAAAAGACGTAGGAGATGCCCTACTCTTTACCACCGTAGTTCATGGTTTAAAATCAGCTGCAAAAACATTGGGTGCAATTGAACTTTCCCGAATATCACTTAAATTAGAAGAGTCTGGACACAAACAATGTTTTGATGAGATTGAAGAACTCTATCCGTCTTTTAAAGCGGAATATCAAAATGCGATATCTTCTTTTACTAATTTTATAAAAGAATATTCATAA
- a CDS encoding uracil-DNA glycosylase has protein sequence MSMIQNDWLDSIGEEFHKPYYKQLYDFVKEEYSQTTIYPLAENIFNAFHFTPLSKVKVLILGQDPYHNVNQAHGLSFSVLPEQKDIPPSLQNIYKELQSDLGCFIPNNGYLKKWADQGVLLLNTVLTVRAHQANSHQGRGWEQFTNAIIQAVNQQDRPIVYLLWGKPAQSKIPMLTNPKHLILKAPHPSPLSSYRGFFGSKHFSQTNEFFNANGLEPIDWQIENI, from the coding sequence ATGTCAATGATACAAAACGATTGGTTAGACTCTATTGGGGAGGAGTTTCATAAACCATATTACAAACAACTATACGATTTTGTGAAAGAAGAGTATAGCCAAACTACAATTTATCCCTTAGCAGAGAATATTTTTAATGCTTTCCATTTTACTCCATTAAGTAAGGTTAAAGTACTGATACTGGGCCAGGATCCATATCATAATGTCAATCAGGCCCATGGGCTTAGTTTTTCTGTATTACCGGAACAAAAGGATATTCCTCCTTCCTTACAGAATATTTATAAAGAACTACAATCAGATTTAGGATGTTTTATACCAAACAATGGATATCTTAAAAAGTGGGCAGATCAAGGTGTTTTATTATTAAATACAGTATTAACAGTAAGAGCACATCAAGCAAATTCTCATCAGGGAAGAGGATGGGAGCAGTTTACGAATGCTATTATTCAAGCCGTTAATCAACAAGATCGACCTATTGTATATCTTCTGTGGGGAAAACCAGCACAAAGTAAGATACCGATGCTAACAAATCCGAAACATCTCATTTTAAAGGCACCACACCCAAGTCCACTGTCTTCTTATCGTGGATTTTTTGGAAGTAAACACTTTAGTCAGACGAATGAATTTTTTAATGCAAATGGGTTGGAACCAATCGATTGGCAAATAGAAAATATTTAA
- the hisF gene encoding imidazole glycerol phosphate synthase subunit HisF has translation MHTKRIIPCLDVHNGRVVKGTNFLNLRDAGDPVLVGAEYGQAGADELVFLDITASSDARTIKLDMVRKVAETVFIPFTVGGGIRSIEDFKLILREGADKIAVNTAAIMNPTLISEAADKFGSQCVVVAIDAKCRPDNSGWNIYKNGGRIDMGIDAVEWAMKANELGAGEILLTSMDCDGTKNGYDLELTKQISENVSIPVIASGGAGTKEHFYEALTRGKADAVLAASLFHYKELEINDLKEYLRMKEVSVRLEDRSC, from the coding sequence ATGCATACAAAGAGAATTATACCGTGTCTAGATGTTCATAATGGTCGAGTTGTTAAAGGAACTAATTTTCTTAATCTTAGGGATGCTGGTGATCCTGTTTTAGTCGGTGCAGAATACGGCCAAGCAGGAGCAGACGAATTGGTATTTTTAGATATTACAGCTTCTTCTGATGCAAGAACAATTAAGTTAGATATGGTACGTAAAGTTGCCGAAACAGTATTTATTCCTTTCACAGTGGGTGGAGGTATTCGCTCCATAGAAGATTTTAAGCTGATTTTACGCGAGGGAGCTGATAAGATAGCAGTGAATACTGCAGCTATTATGAATCCAACCTTAATTAGTGAGGCAGCAGATAAATTTGGCAGCCAATGTGTGGTTGTAGCCATTGATGCAAAGTGTAGACCAGATAATAGTGGGTGGAATATTTACAAAAATGGTGGTAGAATAGATATGGGTATCGATGCTGTAGAATGGGCCATGAAAGCAAATGAACTTGGTGCTGGAGAAATCCTACTAACGAGCATGGATTGTGATGGAACAAAGAATGGATACGACTTAGAATTGACAAAACAGATATCAGAAAATGTATCAATTCCGGTAATTGCATCTGGTGGAGCTGGAACAAAGGAACATTTTTATGAAGCTTTAACAAGAGGAAAAGCGGATGCTGTTTTAGCTGCATCTTTGTTTCATTATAAGGAACTAGAAATTAATGATCTAAAAGAATACCTAAGAATGAAAGAAGTGAGCGTAAGATTAGAAGACAGGAGCTGTTAG
- the hisH gene encoding imidazole glycerol phosphate synthase subunit HisH — translation MIAIIDYDAGNLRSVQKALQFIGEEVVITRDHDEIMNSGKVILPGVGAFGDAMQKLHSYHLINTIKEVADCGKPLLGICLGQQLMFEGSEESEGIEGLGLLPGKIIRIPEGGGLKIPHIGWNNLNITQGDSLYQDITGTPYVYFVHSYYLKSEDRSIVAATTEYGTLIDASVEKNNIYACQFHPEKSGEIGLKILKNFASLEER, via the coding sequence ATGATAGCAATCATTGATTATGATGCAGGAAATTTAAGAAGTGTTCAAAAGGCTCTTCAGTTTATAGGAGAAGAGGTTGTTATAACAAGAGATCACGATGAGATTATGAACTCAGGAAAGGTAATACTACCTGGAGTAGGTGCTTTTGGAGATGCTATGCAAAAACTGCATAGTTATCATCTAATCAATACGATTAAGGAAGTAGCTGATTGTGGGAAACCTTTACTGGGAATATGTCTTGGGCAACAGTTAATGTTTGAAGGTAGTGAGGAGAGTGAAGGGATTGAAGGACTTGGTCTTTTACCTGGTAAGATTATTCGTATTCCAGAAGGGGGAGGACTTAAGATACCTCATATTGGATGGAATAATTTAAATATCACACAGGGAGATTCTTTATATCAAGATATCACAGGAACTCCATATGTTTATTTTGTTCACTCTTATTATTTAAAATCAGAAGATAGAAGTATAGTTGCTGCTACTACAGAGTATGGAACTCTAATTGATGCTTCTGTAGAAAAGAATAATATATATGCATGCCAATTTCATCCAGAAAAAAGTGGTGAGATTGGCTTAAAGATTCTAAAGAATTTTGCAAGCTTAGAAGAAAGGTAG